One Sparus aurata chromosome 5, fSpaAur1.1, whole genome shotgun sequence genomic window carries:
- the LOC115581027 gene encoding WAS/WASL-interacting protein family member 1, giving the protein MPSEFFLEIFLGILGFGLSILFCTTFCRACSRFREEQIEREVWRRNEQEARRNPIFFIPFPRNGSESENQFRVPRYSEEVQAPPRYSTAAYCGPPPSYNELGIKPEDLPPAYTEFNAPGYPSTPPPPPPPPSPPPLPHTDMVQPQTRSQQ; this is encoded by the exons ATGCCATCTGAGTTCTTTCTAGA GATCTTCCTGGGCATCCTGGGCTTCGGCCTCTCCATCCTGTTTTGCACGACGTTCTGCAGGGCTTGCAGTCGTTTCAGGGAAGAGCAGATAGAGAGGGAGGTGTGGAGGCGCAATGAGCAGGAAGCGCGCCGCAATCCGATCTTTTTCATCCCCTTCCCCCGAAATGGTTCAGAGAGTGAAAACCAATTCAGGGTGCCACGATACAGCGAGGAGGTCCAGGCACCACCACGATACAGCACTGCTGCTTACTGTGGGCCCCCACCTTCCTACAATGAG TTGGGCATTAAGCCTGAGGATCTTCCCCCTGCATACACTGAATTTAACGCTCCTGGGTATCCCAGCacaccgccaccgccaccaccacctccatccCCACCACCATTACCTCACACAGACATGGTTCAACCACAAACACGGTCACAACAATAA
- the erap1b gene encoding endoplasmic reticulum aminopeptidase 1b produces the protein MFVAPLLLLLFVPFPPSSGAQLPNQGQTKSVPIATNGQPFPWDRMRLPKTVFPLHYDLTIHPNLTTLDFSGVARIQLDVREDTNTIVLHAKQMQVSNVLLLAPEGVRPLQVLEYPQFHQLALRPDSVLTKGRRYEVHLEFAANLSDSFHGFYKSSYRTKSGEVRVLASTQFEATFARAAFPCFDEPAFKANFTIRIIREPRHISISNMPKLKTVELPGGLLEDHFDTTVKMSTYLLAYIVSDFVSVSRTTQHGVNISIYAVPEKIDQTAYALDAAVKLLDFYDDYFDIPYPLPKQDLAAIPDFQSGAMENWGLTTYRETGLLFDPDKSSASDKLGITKVIAHELAHQWFGNLVTMEWWNDLWLNEGFAKFMEFISLDITYPELHVDDFFLGKCFEAMEVDSLSSSHPVSTHVENPTQIQEMFDDVSYDKGACILNMLRDFLTPEAFEIGIIRYLKRYSYQNTVNSHLWESLTDICNSDDLDDGRMKHKEFCSKRDLQSGAAKWYSGDELDVRAIMDTWTLQEGFPLVTVEVRGREVRLSQERYLKTDDPSLIEGFLWQIPLTYMTSASSTIHRFLLKTKTDVLYLPEEVDWVKFNVDMSGYYMVHYAGEGWNSIIKVLQHNHTALTSNDRASLIQNVFQLVSVGKVRLDTALELSLYLSKETEIMAVTQGFGELVPLYKLMEKRDMAALENQMKGYIVELFRGLIDRQEWTDSGSVSERVLRSYLLLFGCVRNYPPCVAKATQLFNQWKDSDGTMSLPVDITMAVFVIGARTPEGWDFLFEKYRHSFQMSVKSRLKSAMGVTPLKDKLKWMMEQSLSGEIMKTQDLPDVVVAVSRNPHGYKLAWDFLRANWHTMIKKFDLGSHTISYLVNGVTNQYSTREMLDEVKSFFGSLTEETGSELRCIRQTYETIEDNIRWMDTNLPLLQAWLDKRSRRAVHEDL, from the exons ATGTTTGTGGCTCCTCTCCTGCTTTTGCTCTTCGTCCCCTTTCCTCCCTCATCAGGGGCGCAGCTGCCAAACCAAGGCCAAACCAAGAGTGTCCCCATAGCCACCAATGGCCAGCCATTCCCATGGGACCGCATGAGACTCCCCAAAACCGTCTTCCCCCTCCACTACGACCTGACCATCCACCCCAACCTGACCACCCTCGACTTCTCCGGCGTGGCTCGCATCCAGCTGGACGTGCGGGAAGACACCAACACCATTGTTCTCCACGCCAAGCAGATGCAGGTGTCCAACGTGCTGCTCCTGGCACCTGAAGGCGTGAGGCCCCTCCAGGTTCTGGAGTACCCTCAGTTCCACCAGCTCGCCTTGCGGCCGGACTCAGTGCTGACCAAAGGTAGGAGGTATGAAGTTCACCTGGAGTTTGCTGCCAACTTGTCCGACAGCTTCCACGGTTTCTACAAGAGCAGCTACCGCACCAAGAGTGGAGAAGTCCG ggTTCTGGCCTCGACGCAGTTTGAAGCCACCTTTGCTCGTGCAGCCTTCCCCTGTTTTGACGAGCCGGCCTTCAAAGCCAACTTCACCATACGGATTATACGAGAGCCACGTCACATTTCCATATCCAACATGCCTAAG TTAAAAACTGTTGAGTTGCCAGGCGGTTTGCTCGAGGATCACTTCGACACCACTGTGAAGATGAGCACTTACCTGCTTGCCTACATCGTGTCTGACTTCGTGTCTGTGAGCAGGACCACCCAGCATGGGGTCAAT ATTTCGATCTACGCTGTACCAGAGAAGATTGACCAGACAGCATATGCGCTAGACGCTGCTGTGAAGCTGTTGGACTTCTACGATGACTATTTTGATATTCCCTACCCACTTCCCAAACAGG ACCTGGCTGCTATTCCTGACTTCCAGTCAGGTGCGATGGAGAATTGGGGGCTGACCACCTACAGAGAGACAGGCCTCCTTTTTGACCCTGACAAGTCCTCAGCTTCAGACAAACTGGGCATCACCAAGGTCATCGCCCATGAGCTCGCTCACCAG TGGTTTGGCAACCTGGTGACGATGGAGTGGTGGAACGACCTGTGGCTCAATGAGGGTTTCGCCAAATTCATGGAGTTTATTTCTCTGGACATCACCTACCCGGAGCTGCACGTG GATGACTTCTTCTTGGGGAAATGTTTCGAGGCCATGGAAGTGgactccctcagctcctctcacCCAGTCTCCACCCACGTGGAAAACCCCACACAGATCCAGGAGATGTTCGACGACGTGTCTTATGACAAG gGAGCTTGTATTCTGAATATGCTACGAGACTTCCTGACTCCTGAGGCCTTTGAGATCGGCATCATTCGATACCTCAAACGCTACAGCTACCAAAACACTGTCAACAGCCACCTGTGGGAGAGCCTGACTGAT ATCTGCAACTCAGATGATCTGGACGATGGTCGAATGAAACACAAGGAGTTCTGTTCCAAGCGCGACCTCCAGTCTGGAGCCGCT AAATGGTACTCTGGCGATGAGCTGGACGTCAGGGCCATCATGGACACGTGGACGCTGCAGGAAGGGTTCCCGCTGGTCACtgtggaggtcagaggtcgcgAGGTCAGGCTCAGTCAGGAGCGCTACCTGAAGACAGACGACCCCTCCCTCATTGAAGG ATTCCTCTGGCAGATCCCCCTGACCTACATGACCAGTGCTTCCAGCACTATCCACCGCTTCCTTCTTAAGACAAAGACTG ACGTCCTGTACCTGCCAGAGGAGGTGGATTGGGTGAAGTTCAACGTGGACATGAGCGGCTACTACATGGTCCACTATGCAGGCGAGGGGTGGAACTCCATTATCAAAGTGCTGCAACACAACCACACAGCCCTGACCAGCAACGACCGTGCCAGCCTCATCCAAAACGTCTTCCAGCTGGTCAG tgTAGGGAAGGTGAGGCTGGACACGGCTCTGGAGCTGTCTCTGTATCTGTCCAAAGAGACGGAGATCATGGCTGTGACGCAGGGCTTTGGAGAGCTTGTACCTCTCTACAAACTGATGGAAAAAAGAGACATGGCTGCTTTGGAGAACCAGATGAAG GGCTACATTGTGGAACTGTTCCGGGGACTGATTGATCGGCAGGAGTGgactgactctggatcagtgtCAGAGCGAGTGCTGAGGAGCTACCTGCTGCTCTTCGGCTGCGTCAGGAACTACCCTCCCTGTGTAGCCAAAGCCACACAGCTTTTTAACCAGTGGAAGGACTCTGATGGCACCATGAG CCTCCCTGTTGACATCACCATGGCTGTGTTTGTGATTGGAGCTCGAACACCAGAGGGGTGGGACTTCCTGTTTGAGAAGTACCGACACTCGTTCCAAATGTCTGTGAAAAGCCGCCTGAAAAGTGCGATGGGCGTCACCCCGCTGAAGGACAAGCTTAAATG GATGATGGAGCAGAGCCTCAGTGGTGAGATAATGAAGACTCAGGACCTCCCAGATGTCGTCGTCGCTGTCAGCCGGAACCCACATGGCTACAAACTGGCCTGGGACTTCCTCCGAGCCAACTGGCACACCATGATCAAGAA ATTTGACTTGGGCTCTCACACCATATCATACCTGGTGAACGGCGTGACCAACCAGTATTCTACCAGGGAGATGTTAGATGAG GTGAAAAGCTTCTTTGGCTCCCTGACCGAGGAGACAGGCTCAGAGTTGAGGTGTATCCGGCAGACCTACGAGACCATCGAGGATAACATCCGCTGGATGGACACCAACCTTCCTCTGCTGCAGGCCTGGCTAGACAAACGCAGCCGCAGAGCCGTGCATGAAGATTTATAA
- the naaladl1 gene encoding aminopeptidase NAALADL1: protein MILKVVISVVCAVSVLTVGILIGHFGIDKGSSAPSWVNDVAKDVDEALIEKFLSEVDNMQIQENLRELTKVPHMATTPGDEQTVKLMLERWRDPETGLDDAWREEYMVYLSFPDTKNPNKVTVVSPSDTVIYTAREKEKPYTADQDDPEVVQPYAAYSPPGNPKGKLVYANQGKPSDYQELNKTVDLRGTIAITRYGGAGRAAKAINAAPYGVIGVLVYTDPLDINDGLMSDINETYPHSWYLPPSGVERGGFSTHYGDLRTPYLAAKEDTYRIPVEDITGIPPIPIQPIGFEDAYVLICELGGEAAPADWQGAFNCSYNIGGPGFKQTSAFNSSDVKLETFNHGELKNSSNVMGVIRGSVEPDRYVIYGNHRDSWVHGAIDPSSGTSVMLELTRVLGKMVKQGKWRPRRSIIFGSWGAEEFGLIGSAEYTEQYFTKLSERTVAYINVDIAVFANATLRASGMPSVQNVIFKAAKQVNAAGMESTSVYDNWIKYSNWTSPEHGLIPKMGHLTGAGSDYAAFVHYLGITAMDISYTYDRSKTNARIYPAYHTAYDTFDYASKYIDPGFFSHQAVARTAGNVLIRLADSLVLPLNCSDYAELLEMYLSRAVDLYQSKLQTISISMEPLKSAVASFRSAASHLDQMILSSDLAKETPMKVRRINDQLMLLDRAFLDPLAFPDKYAFRHVIWTSSSAGMSTFPGLADAFAKAESSGQSSDWDKVHYHLSVLSQNIAGAANTLVDVI, encoded by the exons atgATATTAAAGGTGGTGATTTCGGTCGTGTGTGCTGTTTCCGTGCTGACCGTAGGGATCCTGATCGGCCACTTTGGTATCGACAAGGGCAGCTCAGCACCGTCCTGGGTGAATGATGTGGCGAAGGATGTGGACGAAGCCCTCATTGAGAAGTTCTTGTCTGAGGTTGACAACATGCAGATTCAAGAGAACTTGAG GGAGTTGACCAAGGTGCCTCATATGGCCACCACACCTGGAGACGAGCAGACAGTGAAGCTTATGCTAGAGAGATGGCGGGACCCTGAAACCGGCCTGGACGACGCCTGGAGAGAGGAGTACATGGTTTACCTGTCCTTCCCTGACACCAAGAACCCCAACAAGGTCACTGTAG TGAGTCCATCAGATACCGTCATATACACtgccagagagaaagagaagccTTACACTGCCGACCAAGATGATCCTGAGGTGGTTCAGCCGTACGCTGCGTACTCCCCTCCTGGAAACCCAAAG GGGAAACTGGTGTACGCCAACCAGGGGAAACCAAGTGACTACCAGGAGTTGAACAAGACAGTGGACCTCAGAGGAACCATCGCTATCACCAGATATGGTGGAGCAGGCAGAGCTGCTAAA GCCATCAACGCAGCACCCTACGGTGTCATTGGTGTGCTTGTCTACACAGACCCTTTGGACATCAACGATGGTCTCATGTCAGACATCAATGAGACGTATCCTCACTCCTGGTACCTGCCTCCCTCTGGAGTGGAGAGGGGTGGCTTCAGCACTCACTATGGAGACTTGCGCACACCCTACCTGGCTGCCAAAG aggaCACCTACAGAATTCCTGTTGAGGACATCACAGGGATCCCTCCCATTCCAATACAACCAATCGGATTTGAGGATGCCTACGTACTAATCTG TGAGCTGGGAGGAGAAGCAGCTCCAGCTGATTGGCAGGGAGCATTCAACTGTTCTTACAACATTGGAGGTCCGGGGTTcaaacaaacatctgctttCAACAGCAG CGATGTGAAACTGGAGACCTTCAATCATGGAGAACTGAAGAACTCCTCCAATGTCATGGGAGTTATCAGAGGGAGTGTTGAGCCAG ACAGGTATGTGATCTATGGGAACCACAGGGACAGTTGGGTTCACGGTGCCATCGACCCGAGCAGTGGGACGTCAGTCATGTTGGAATTGACCAGAGTGTTGGGAAAGATGGTAAAGCAGG GCAAATGGAGGCCTCGCAGGTCAATAATATTTGGAAGCTGGGGAGCGGAGGAGTTCGGCCTTATCGGCTCTGCAGAATACACAGAG CAATACTTCACCAAGCTCAGTGAACGGACTGTTGCTTACATCAATGTGGATATAGCTGTCTTTG CCAACGCCACTCTCAGGGCTTCAGGGATGCCGTCAGTACAGAATGTCATCTTCAAAGCAGCAAAACAG GTCAATGCAGCTGGAATGGAGTCAACATCTGTGTACGACAACTGGATCAAATATTCCAACTGGACAAGCCCGGAACATGGACTCATTCCCAA GATGGGACACCTCACAGGAGCAGGGAGCGATTACGCTGCCTTTGTCCATTATCTGGGAATCACTGCCATGGACATTTCATACACATATGACAGG AGTAAAACAAACGCTCGGATCTACCCTGCTTACCACACAGCATACGACACCTTTGACTACGCCTCAAAGTACATTGATCCAG GGTTCTTCAGTCACCAGGCTGTTGCCAGGACAGCAGGGAACGTCCTGATTCGATTGGCGGACAGCCTGGTGTTGCCACTCAACTGCAGTGACTATGCTGAGCTTCTGGAGATGTACCTCAGCAGGGCAGTGGATCTATATCAGAGCAAACTGCAAACCATATCCATCTCCATGG AGCCACTAAAAAGTGCAGTGGCCAGCTTTCGCAGTGCAGCTTCTCATCTGGACCAGATGATCCTCAGTTCAGACCTGGCAAAAGAAAC ACCAATGAAGGTCAGAAGGATCAATGACCAGCTCATGCTGCTGGACCGAGCTTTCTTGGACCCTCTTGCCTTCCCAGATAAATATGCATTCAG GCATGTTATCTGGACCTCAAGCAGCGCTGGCATGTCAACCTTCCCAGGTCTGGCTGATGCCTTCGCTAAGGCTGAGTCATCAGGACAGTCTAGCGACTGGGACAAAGTGCACTACCACTTGTCCGTCCTGAGCCAGAACATCGCGGGTGCTGCCAACACATTGGTTGACGTCATATag
- the atosb gene encoding atos homolog protein B — translation MRHIHVELAHKKAPLELPAQEGDLPPPTAPTQGLDSGVRPGAPRHFGQEELRLQKVYQLSIFSQLGGFSTSTESHTDTQQRPVRLGVKRGLEEPQLTHKRPHLGDTSDKEAFEGGVLCGPAPAQGVGMGLAMGPAGPGSVYSCTQMEHRDSEGGLSPRSPPLSPSHNPSRRPTQHNHDRPIPDVFAPLSPKSPPMCDPHSHLCDQGHSIGGSARTEAPNGGHTPTYPLGSSPGSESFNNGSSGGQPSPYLYEMSTYEIPNPTSPTSPPGPFSPPHHTELQEPGEATEWEVGLESSPPERSATQTASSSSNGLASWEKTPSTNGHRLASGGHWPVKKRLLSPSDTGESCSDDEGPSTSKRSRLSLLAPGLGPASCRSTDAKAAPYWNHLLPSAWDRPKTGTDCTRSGRRLKSGLRLKSRQLRSGRHTDTGRSTRSSWPSSSISRSLLGNFEESILKGRFSPSGRIEGFTAEIGASGSYCPQHVTLPVQVTYYDISEHSAPSPFLGVISLEPLGKKGYSIPKAGTIQVTLFNPNKTVVKMFLVTYNFGDMPVNHMTFLRHRIFLVPVEEGVEGKSEVSPGGGVLDRKKILCYLIHLRFQSSKSGKIYLHNDIRLLFSRKSIEVDTGIPYELKSFTEVPRNPKYSPRV, via the exons ATGCGGCACATTCATGTGGAGTTAGCCCACAAAAAGGCTCCGTTAGAGCTTCCAGCCCAGGAGGGGGACCTGCCTCCACCTACAGCCCCAACACAGGGCCTAGACTCTGGGGTCAGACCTGGGGCACCAAGGCACTTTGGTCAGGAGGAGTTACGTCTCCAAAAGGTCTACCAGCTCTCTATTTTCTCCCAGTTGGGGGGATTTTCTACCTCCACCGAATCCCACACTGATACCCAACAGAGGCCTGTCCGGTTGGGTGTGAAAAGGGGGCTAGAGGAACCCCAGCTGACTCATAAGCGCCCTCACCTGGGGGACACCTCAGATAAGGAGGCGTTTGAGGGAGGGGTGCTATGTGGGCCAGCCCCTGCTCAAGGTGTTGGGATGGGGTTAGCAATGGGCCCAGCTGGGCCTGGTTCTGTATACTCTTGCacacagatggagcacagagaCTCTGAGGGGGGACTGTCACCCAGGTCTCCACCCCTCTCCCCAAGCCACAACCCCTCCCGACGCCCAACTCAGCACAATCATGATAGGCCTATTCCTGATGTGTTTGCTCCTCTCTCACCTAAATCTCCCCCAATGTGTGACCCACACAGTCATCTGTGTGACCAGGGCCATTCTATCGGAGGTTCGGCCAGGACTGAGGCACCTAATGGGGGCCACACACCCACTTACCCACTAGGTAGTAGCCCCGGAAGTGAAAGTTTCAATAATGGCTCATCTGGAGGCCAGCCCAGTCCCTACTTATATGAGATGTCCACATATGAGATTCCCAACCCTACCAGTCCCACCAGCCCTCCAGGCCCTTTCTCGCCCCCAcaccacacagagctgcaggaacCAGGGGAGGCCACCGAATGGGAAGTCGGACTTGAATCCTCCCCACCTGAGCGAAGTGCCACCCAgactgcttcctcctcctctaatGGCCTGGCTTCCTGGGAGAAAACTCCCAGCACTAATGGCCACCGCCTCGCTTCTGGAGGCCACTGGCCGGTCAAAAAGAGACTGCTGTCCCCGAGCGATACTGGGGAGTCATGTTCAGATGATGAGGGACCCTCCACATCCAAGAGAAGCAGGCTGTCATTGCTGGCTCCAGGACTTGGCCCAGCATCATGTCGCAGCACTGATGCTAAAGCCGCCCCTTACTGGAACCACCTGCTGCCCTCTGCATGGGACCGGCCTAAG ACTGGCACAGACTGCACGAGATCAGGGAGACGGCTTAAAAGTGGGCTGCGGCTGAAGAG TCGGCAGCTGCGCAGcggcagacacacagacaccggCCGCTCCACACGTTCCAGTTGGCCCTCATCATCCATCAGCAGATCGCTACTTGGCAACTTTGAG GAGTCTATACTGAAGGGTCGATTCTCCCCGTCAGGCCGGATCGAAGGCTTCACAGCTGAGATCGGTGCCAGTGGCTCCTATTGCCCGCAGCACGTCACCCTGCCTGTGCAGGTTACGTACTACGATATCTCAGAGCACAGCGCGCCCTCACCCTTCCtg GGGGTGATATCCCTTGAGCCTCTTGGAAAGAAAGGATACAGCATACCCAAAGCAGGGACCATTCAAGTG ACCTTATTTAATCCCAACAAAACTGTGGTGAAGATGTTCCTGGTGACCTACAACTTCGGCGACATGCCCGTCAATCACATGACCTTCCTGCGCCACCGTATCTTCCTGGTgcctgtggaggagggggtTGAAGGGAAAAGCGAGGTGTCCCCAGGAGGCGGAGTTCTCGACAGGAAGAAGATTCTCTGCTACCTGATACATCTCAG ATTCCAGAGCTCCAAATCTGGGAAGATCTACTTGCACAATGATATCCGGCTGCTATTCTCCCGCAAATCCATCGAAGTGGACACAGGGATCCCTTATGAGCTGAAATCTTTCACCGAGGTGCCAAGAAACCCCAAATACTCCCCCCGTGTGTGA